Proteins encoded in a region of the Peromyscus leucopus breed LL Stock chromosome 15, UCI_PerLeu_2.1, whole genome shotgun sequence genome:
- the Lemd1 gene encoding LEM domain-containing protein 1 isoform X1 translates to MVDVQCLSDYELHKQLKKLGFSTGPILPSTRKMYEKKLVQLLVSPPCELPVMKRPQKPPCELLVIKRPQKPPCELPVMKRPKKLHGFEDSDDSEDPAVNIVLKGNIKFSKDKGKECKKKPVSETTWQQADTGRPNSDCKNWKMLIKKPEASPSKRGTLDIYLSQKPTKGVRYAARLIPRIQHGCFNKEDSCQGNQSPGSRFLCRNPGNSIPCRNPENSIPWSLKLAILGIFIIVLFVYITVEKKPLLR, encoded by the exons ATGGTGGATGTGCAGTGTCTGAGTGActatgagttgcacaaacaactGAAGAAGCTTGGATTTTCAACTGGCCCAATACTAC CTTCCACCAGAAAAATGTACGAAAAAAAGTTAGTACAATTGTTGGTCTCGCCTCCCTGTGAATTACCTGTCATGAAGAGACCCCAAAAGCCTCCCTGTGAACTACTTGTCATAAAGAGACCCCAAAAGCCTCCCTGTGAACTACCTGTCATGAAGCGACCCAAAAAGCTGCATGGATTTGAGGACAGCGACGACAGTGAAG atCCAGCGGTAAATATCGTTTTGAAAGGAAATATCAAATTCTCAAAAGACAAAGGCAAGGAATGTAAAAAA AAACCGGTCAGTGAGacgacatggcagcaggcagacacgGGGAGGCCGAACTCTGACTGTAAAAACTGGAAGATGCTAATCAAG aAACCCGAGGCTTCTCCTAGTAAAAGAGGGACCTTAGACATCTACCTGAGCCAGAAACCCACCAAGGGAGTCAG GTATGCTGCAAGACTAATCCCGAGGATCCAGCATGGGTGCTTTAACAAAGAGGACTCTTGTCAAGGGAACCAGAGCCCAGGGAGCAGGTTCCTGTGCCGGAACCCTGGGAATAGCATCCCGTGCCGGAACCCTGAGAACAGCATCCCGTGGAGCTTGAAGCTGGCCATCCTTGGCATTTTCATCATCGTGTTGTTCGTCTATATAACCGTGGAAAAGAAGCCGCTCTTGCGTTAA
- the Lemd1 gene encoding LEM domain-containing protein 1 isoform X2, whose amino-acid sequence MVDVQCLSDYELHKQLKKLGFSTGPILPSTRKMYEKKLVQLLVSPPCELPVMKRPQKPPCELLVIKRPQKPPCELPVMKRPKKLHGFEDSDDSEDPAVNIVLKGNIKFSKDKGKECKKKPVSETTWQQADTGRPNSDCKNWKMLIKMRKCTGRRWCAQEYIES is encoded by the exons ATGGTGGATGTGCAGTGTCTGAGTGActatgagttgcacaaacaactGAAGAAGCTTGGATTTTCAACTGGCCCAATACTAC CTTCCACCAGAAAAATGTACGAAAAAAAGTTAGTACAATTGTTGGTCTCGCCTCCCTGTGAATTACCTGTCATGAAGAGACCCCAAAAGCCTCCCTGTGAACTACTTGTCATAAAGAGACCCCAAAAGCCTCCCTGTGAACTACCTGTCATGAAGCGACCCAAAAAGCTGCATGGATTTGAGGACAGCGACGACAGTGAAG atCCAGCGGTAAATATCGTTTTGAAAGGAAATATCAAATTCTCAAAAGACAAAGGCAAGGAATGTAAAAAA AAACCGGTCAGTGAGacgacatggcagcaggcagacacgGGGAGGCCGAACTCTGACTGTAAAAACTGGAAGATGCTAATCAAG atgaggaagtgtACAGGAAGGAGATGGTGTGCCCAAGAATACAtagaaagctaa